Proteins found in one Moritella sp. Urea-trap-13 genomic segment:
- a CDS encoding transglycosylase SLT domain-containing protein — protein MKIFVISLFLFSFSSVATSLTWDQQRGLYTQAVDLQSQDMWLEALQKAKLIPGYPLTYLLEYKQLKAHFSRESLFAVQSFIKDNLDRRASYDLQRSYLYYLAENQYWDEYLSFYPRIPNSVDLKCFHFQARLASDQADEIWTDVQKTWLTGSSLPNACDSVLEYYLDSKQISQSLILQRFHLAYVNNKTALMSYLITLMDKKNEQLAEQLYALHKTPATLLNNPLFTSTLFKDSLFNNKKHPSNDFLAASIKRLAKKDIELGLSAYLAYEPELSLTSVEQDNLKKYLISRIMSRDAITLFPWLDKTLSALGDVKLTERRIRYAIRLNNWPDIEYWLAQLGETKPLDSKWLYWQARVLENKQQQSQADKLYQDIATERNYYGFLAAQKLGLDYQFNPNIVSEQQQDLDHLKTQLAHIDELYFHQHMYLLKREWRVLISNQSINLQRQLGLFAFQKGWAHLSVVASILSKSWSALNIRFPAANPQLFYANAERYELDSSYIYAITRQESSFDEYANSPVGARGYMQLMPQTAKETARKIGLKDYKKRSQLTDGDINVQLGTAYFDGLLKRYEGNRVLATAAYNAGPNRVDRWQGSEEGRAEKGLTMDSWIEAIPYKETRRYVKNVLVYNVIYQHILDKPLEFLKPKEINARF, from the coding sequence ATGAAAATATTTGTTATATCCTTGTTTTTATTTTCATTCTCAAGTGTTGCGACTTCACTTACGTGGGATCAGCAAAGAGGCCTATATACGCAAGCTGTGGATTTACAATCACAGGATATGTGGTTAGAAGCGTTACAAAAAGCAAAGCTTATCCCTGGGTATCCATTAACTTACCTCCTTGAATATAAACAGCTTAAAGCGCACTTTAGCCGCGAAAGTTTGTTTGCAGTACAATCTTTTATAAAGGATAACCTTGATCGTCGTGCCAGTTATGACCTGCAGCGAAGTTATTTATATTACTTAGCAGAAAACCAATATTGGGATGAGTATCTGTCTTTTTATCCGCGGATCCCCAACTCAGTCGACTTGAAGTGTTTTCATTTTCAGGCTCGACTAGCGAGTGACCAAGCTGATGAAATTTGGACTGATGTACAAAAAACCTGGTTAACGGGCTCTTCCTTGCCAAATGCTTGTGATAGTGTTTTGGAGTATTACCTTGATAGTAAGCAAATATCTCAGTCATTAATTTTGCAGCGTTTTCATTTAGCTTATGTGAATAATAAAACAGCCCTGATGTCCTATTTGATCACCTTGATGGACAAGAAAAATGAGCAACTGGCTGAGCAGCTATATGCACTGCATAAAACACCGGCTACTTTATTGAATAACCCTCTATTTACTAGCACTTTGTTTAAGGACTCTTTATTCAATAACAAAAAACATCCTAGCAATGACTTTTTAGCTGCAAGTATTAAACGTCTTGCTAAAAAGGATATTGAATTAGGATTAAGTGCATATCTTGCTTACGAACCTGAACTTTCTTTAACATCGGTAGAACAAGACAATTTAAAAAAGTATCTTATATCGCGCATTATGAGTCGTGATGCAATAACCTTGTTTCCTTGGTTAGATAAAACGCTTTCGGCTCTAGGGGATGTAAAACTAACGGAGCGCAGGATCCGTTATGCGATTAGATTAAATAATTGGCCCGATATAGAATATTGGCTAGCGCAACTAGGCGAGACCAAACCACTGGATAGTAAATGGCTGTATTGGCAAGCACGGGTATTGGAAAATAAACAACAACAAAGTCAGGCCGATAAACTTTATCAAGACATCGCGACGGAGCGTAATTACTACGGCTTTTTGGCCGCGCAGAAATTAGGTTTGGATTACCAATTTAATCCCAATATCGTCAGTGAACAGCAACAAGACTTAGATCACCTGAAAACACAGCTGGCACATATTGATGAACTGTATTTCCATCAACATATGTATTTACTTAAACGTGAGTGGCGAGTCTTAATTAGCAATCAAAGTATCAATTTGCAAAGGCAGTTAGGCTTATTTGCCTTTCAAAAAGGGTGGGCTCATCTTTCGGTCGTTGCAAGCATCCTTTCTAAAAGTTGGAGTGCTTTGAATATTCGTTTCCCTGCAGCTAACCCTCAGTTGTTTTATGCTAATGCTGAAAGATATGAACTCGATTCAAGCTATATTTACGCTATTACGCGCCAAGAAAGTTCTTTTGACGAGTATGCTAATTCTCCGGTCGGGGCTCGGGGTTATATGCAGCTGATGCCACAAACGGCAAAAGAGACAGCACGTAAAATCGGCTTGAAAGATTATAAGAAGAGATCACAATTAACCGATGGGGATATCAATGTACAGTTAGGCACAGCCTATTTTGATGGCCTACTTAAGCGTTATGAAGGGAATAGGGTACTTGCAACTGCGGCATATAATGCAGGTCCAAATCGAGTTGATCGCTGGCAAGGCAGTGAAGAAGGTAGGGCAGAGAAAGGCTTAACCATGGATAGTTGGATTGAAGCCATTCCCTATAAAGAAACCCGACGTTATGTCAAAAATGTTTTAGTCTATAACGTCATTTATCAGCATATTTTAGATAAACCGCTTGAGTTTCTTAAGCCTAAAGAGATCAACGCTCGGTTTTAA